The Larimichthys crocea isolate SSNF chromosome XXI, L_crocea_2.0, whole genome shotgun sequence genomic sequence aacagcagagagaggtgtATCAATCTGACTCTAATCTAACTGTAAGCAAGAAAGATTAGATTTCCCaacatgtcaaactattcctttgaaCTTAAATAATCAAGTAAGCCcttctactttaaaaaaaaaaaaaaaaaatcaatccaaTATGTTATGTGTTGTTGCTGAGAATTACATAATGTCCAATATGGTCATGATAATAAATACATGTCAGCAATCCAACCATGGTTCAGGTGTTATGGTTGTTCTAACAACAAACAACTAACacaaatttctctttttttagtaCACTAAATCTAGGAGAAGGCAAAGAGATatggagagaaaatgaggagaagaagaggggacaaggaggtgaagagagaaaaaaaagaggagaaagagagaaagatgatgagatgaggagaagagaaggatggagacaacgagaagaaagaaagtaaagagaggagaggggaggaaaagaagagacgaggaggagaagatggaaggaaaagagagtaggaggggaaagaggaggagatatATGGCCATGATAATGAATACAACATGTCAGCAATCCAACTATGGTTCAGGTGTTATGTTTGTTGTAACAGTTAACTTTTGTGTCCCTTTGACAAGATGTGCTGACAAACTGTTGAAACTCACAAGGTATTCCTTGATCAGGCCATCTGCATCTTCTCCCAGGAAGATGGTGAGGGCTTTCAGCACACATTCCCTCCGATGATTAATGTCCACAGTCTAGAACAAcaaatgttgattaaaaacagTAATTCACAAGCCCAGAGATTCATTATACAAAGAAAAGGGGATGAGTTCAGTGGTGTATTTTTTGAGTCGCTAAAAACATTCATGCATATGGAAGCCATGATTAGCCTGCCCATATTAATGTCTTTATGAAggattcaaatatattttgacaGCCCTCTTAGTTACGAAGTATCTTGTTTGATGGTACAGATTTACCTGGTCCAATGTGTCCATGATGTTTGCAATATTTTGGCTTGTTGCTCCTCCTTTGGCACGTATGACTTTGATCAGCTGACTTGAGTGCATGTCTAACTGGGCCATGAACTTCCCCTCAAGGGGAACAGCCATGAGCCTCTGGAACTCTGTATttatctaaaaacaaaacataaatgacaGTAGATATTAAATTATGGAACAAAATGCTGAAACTGATCTCATCTTGTATGCCAAAATGTCTATATCCCAAAAAGTATAACATGTggaaattcaaaatgtaaattctgTCATTAAGTTCAGTGTTATACAATCACAACCACACAAGTTATGGCTGATTCATGAAAGTTAGCTGCAATAAATCCTGAAGCATACAGACTTCGATCACTTCAGTTCCATTCTTACCTCTTTCTGTGTGAAGAGTGCAGGCCATCTGTCCTTCAATTCCTGAATGCTTGGTTCTTGGTTTACCACCTCATGTCGTCTGTAGGCAAACGTGTTAGCCATTTTGTTTTCAATGACCCTTTCATTGTCCCTTATCCCGATCTCTGTCAGAAGTTCTAGTCTCACTTTTTCCATGCTGTCCAGAGTCTCACCAGTAGGAAAGGATGGATAAAAGTTAGCTTCAGAACGTTTTGGCTTCTTCACTTTTTTAGCAGGGTATGTATCTGTAGTAGCTTTAGATTTCAAGGAGTTTACACACAGCTCTGGACACCCCTGTAATTTGAGCTGGGTCCTGTAGTTTGCCATTTTGTACTTCAGTCGTTGTTTCCAACCGTAGCAGCCATTGAATGAGCCAGGTTCTTTCAAACATGGGTGCTTTTTGATAAGGGCCTCTGCAGCTGTGCAAAAATGTGCATCCTCTGGATAGGCCTTGTAACGGTAAATTTCTTCTGCTACTCTTTTCAGGATATCAGACAGCATTCGGGAGCTGAGAGTCAACATTTTTTGGCTCACACGGTACTCAGTATTCCCCCTCTCTAGCTGTAGCTCTGTGTCATATGAAAATTGGGGAATTGCAAAGTCTTCTGGCCACTGTTGTGTTCGAGATGACACAGATTCAGGGGATGAGACGATAATTGTGTCATTTGATGCCCCCGAAGCACCGTCATCAGACTCAAATGAAATAGACAGAGATGAAGTGGA encodes the following:
- the LOC109137612 gene encoding uncharacterized protein LOC109137612, with translation MAGSTPARLKVILGENNIEKLTLPNGIPESLEDLLGTIKTTFGLKDNLRLQYMDQDFGNDFFNLNSTTELQNLGTIKVIHQQTNPPLISDLQSTSSLSISFESDDGASGASNDTIIVSSPESVSSRTQQWPEDFAIPQFSYDTELQLERGNTEYRVSQKMLTLSSRMLSDILKRVAEEIYRYKAYPEDAHFCTAAEALIKKHPCLKEPGSFNGCYGWKQRLKYKMANYRTQLKLQGCPELCVNSLKSKATTDTYPAKKVKKPKRSEANFYPSFPTGETLDSMEKVRLELLTEIGIRDNERVIENKMANTFAYRRHEVVNQEPSIQELKDRWPALFTQKEINTEFQRLMAVPLEGKFMAQLDMHSSQLIKVIRAKGGATSQNIANIMDTLDQTVDINHRRECVLKALTIFLGEDADGLIKEYLDCGADMFRGTWSRSPWQCL